In Pseudobdellovibrio exovorus JSS, the genomic stretch CGATCTCTACTGATATTTGCGCGCACTTCTACGCTGAAGGTGGAAAGTTACCGGATTGGGTTAAACCATCTGTTTTAGAAGCTTTGACTAAAATGGAAGCCAAGATCGGCAAGAAGTTCGGTGATGTGGAAAATCCATTACTTGTGAGTGTTCGTTCAGGAGCTCGCGCTTCCATGCCAGGAATGATGGATACTATTTTAAACTTAGGTCTGAATGATCAGACTGTTGAAGGTTTGGCGAAGTCTTCGAACAATCCACGATTTGCGTGGGATTCCTATCGTCGTTTCATTCAGATGTATTCTGATGTTGTTCTTGAAATGAATTCGTCGTTACTAGAAGTGACGCTAGAAGATTTAAAAGCTGAAAAAGGTGTTCACAATGACACTGAGTTGACAGCCGAAGACCTAAAGTCACTAGTTAAAAAATTTAAAGCACTCGTCCAGCAGATGACAGGAAAAAGCTTTCCTAATGACCCTTTAGAGCAATTATGGGGTGCCGTTTCTGCGGTATTTAGAAGTTGGAATACTCCACGTGCGATCACTTATCGTGAGCTACATGATATTCCAGCGGATTGGGGAACTGCAGTTAACGTACAATCTATGGTCTTTGGTAACTTAGGTGAAGATTCAGCCACTGGGGTTGCTTTTACTCGTAACCCAAGTACAGGCGAAAGAAAATTCTATGGCGAGTTCTTGGTGAATGCTCAAGGTGAAGACGTGGTGGCGGGGATCAGAACTCCTCAACCGATCTCACTTTTAAAAGAAGTGATGCCTCAAGCTTACAAAGAGCTAGAAGATAATTACTTTAAACTTGAAAATTACTTCAAAGATATGCAGGACATCGAGTTTACTATCGAAAGAAATAAACTTTGGATGTTGCAAACTCGTAATGGAAAACGCACGGCCAAAGCGGCGTTGCAGATTGCCTGCGATATGATTGATGAAAAGATGATTACCGAGGAAGAGGCAATTCTAAGAATTGATCCAGCATCTTTAGATCAGCTTTTACATCCAACACTAGATCCTCAAGCTCAAAAAACAATTTTGGCTAAGGGGCTTCCGGCTTCACCGGGCGGAGTATGTGGGCAAGTGGTGTTTACTCCTGAAGATGCCGTTGAATTGAAAGAAAAAGGACAAAAAGTAATTCTTGTCCGAGTTGAAACGTCTCCGGAAGACATTGCGGGAATGGTCGCGGCTCAGGGTATTTTGACTTCACGTGGAGGGATGACATCCCATGCGGCTGTTGTGGCCCGTGGTATGGGAAAATGTTGCGTGGCTGGTTGTTCGGAAGTGGAAGTGAATTACACTAACGAAACATTTAAAGCTAAAGGCTATGTGATTAAAAAAGGTGATATTATTACTTTAGATGGTAGCACTGGTGAAATCTACCTAGGCGAAGTTAAAACGATCGAGCCGAAACTAGATGGGGCGTTCAGCCGCTTGATGGCTATCGCTGATCGCGTAAGACGCTTAAAAGTACGCGCAAATGCAGACACACCAACAGATGCTAAAACAGCACGTGATTTTGGAGCGGAAGGTATTGGGCTTTGCCGTACGGAGCATATGTTCTTCGGTGAAGATCGTATTGATGCTGTTCGTGAAATGATTATTGCGGAAACTAGCAATGAAAGAGAAAAAGCATTAGTAAAGTTACTTCCGATGCAACGTGAAGACTTTTATCAACTCTTTAAGATCATGGATGGATTCCCTGTAACGATCCGTCTGTTAGATCCACCTTTACATGAGTTTGTTCCGCATTCAGACTCTGAAATTGCAGAATTAGCTAAACGTATTAACTATGATGAAAATCGCTTAAAACATAAAATACATTCATTACATGAGTTTAATCCAATGTTAGGTCATCGTGGTTGTCGCTTGGCGATCACGTATCCAGAGATTTACCAAATGCAGGCGCGCGCTATCGCTGAAGCGGCAGCTCAGTTTGTTAAAGAGGGTAAAAAACTTGTACCTGAGATTATGATTCCATTGGTAGCTACCGCGAAAGAACTTGAAATCTTACGTGAACAGACAGTTGCCGTGGTTGAGCAAGTTCAAAAAGAACAGAATGTGAAATATGATTACCAAGTGGGAACAATGATCGAACTTCCACGTGCCGCAGTCACTGCGCATGAAATCGCTCGTCATGCAGACTTCTTCAGTTTTGGTACCAATGACCTTACTCAGACAACATTGGGTTTATCACGCGATGACTCAAGCCGTTTCTTAGGTAGTTACGTTTCCCATGGTATTTTACCGAAAGACCCATTTGTGAGCATTGATCAAATCGGTGTGGGCACTTTAGTTAAAACGGGCGTTGATCTTGGTCGACAAGCCAAAGGAAATCTAAAAATCGGAGTTTGTGGAGAGCACGGTGGTGATCCAAGCTCTATTCAGTTTTTTGAAAATGTGAATTTGGATTACGTGAGCTGTTCTCCGTATCGTGTACCCATTGCGCGCTTAGCGGCAGCAAGATCGAAGTTGCAGCGAAGTCATTAAGCCCAAGACCAAAAGAGCCCTTATCGGGCTCTTTTTTTAGAAAAAGGTGATATGAAATCAAAGAACTCAAGCGAATTTAAAGCAAGTCTTGTTACCCCGTTGATCGATGTAAAGTCGCATCGACGTGTTGAGTGTCTTTGGTTTTTTGATCTTCCGGTAAGCCCTTCAGAAATATGGCCTTTTATGGCTGACACCTCACGTATGAATCGTGATCTGGGATTGCCCGCGTGGAATGAAAGCACCGTGAATGGCGAGATGCATGTCGAATCTGTCAGTTTAGGTCGCCTACAAAAGTGGATTGAAAAACCGTGGATTTGGCTAGAGCCCACTGAGATTCAAAATCATCGGGTATTTAGTCAGGGCTGGATGACAGAACAAAGAGGTGTTTTTAAGATTTATCCAACATCGAGCGGCTGTCGTGTGGCTGTGTATTTTCAGTGGGGATTTAAATCTGTTTTCTCTCAAGCCTTATTTCAATTGGCTTCAAATGTTTTAAAAAATAAATTTTCCGTATTTTTCGACCACACTGTGCAAAAAATAAAACTGATAAGTCATTCTAAAAAGCAAAGCTCGTTAGAGACTGTCCAAAATTCAAGTGATGCCAGTGTACAAACTCCATCTAGAGTTGATCAGATCAGCCAAGAGTTTATTGTCGAAAAAAAATGGAATGATTCGAAAAGAAAGATGTTCACATATTTTTTAAGTGAAGATGAGCTGAGCTTAGATCGTGTTCATCCCAAACAGGTCGCTTCGAAAATGAATTTATCAGTGTCGCAGTTTTTATTTGAGGCGCGTGACCTATTAAATAAGGGGTTTCTATATTTAACATGGGATGTGATTTGCCCACACTGTAGAGGAGCTGTCGCTTCTGAAAAGTATTTATCAGCCATATCTAATCAAAATAAATGTGAAGCTTGTGAAATTGAATTTGCTTTAGACCAAGAAGAGTCTGTTGAAGTTGTATTCAAGTTAACAGATAAATTGCGTGCGATTCAGTTACAGCAGTACTGTGCTGCTGAGCCGGCAAAGAAAAGGCATATTAAGCTTTGCCAAATAGTGAGCGCTGCTCAAACACGCAGTTTTTCTTTACATTTACCAGAGGGCCGCTATCGCTTACGTGGTGCGGGATTCTCGGATATGTTATTTACTGTGGACAAAGCGTCGGATGTGATTGAGCTGGTGTGGGACTCAGCTTCCGAGATAGAGAAAATTCAAAATATAAATTCTGATTTTTTATTAACGATACATAATAATTCCAACGTCGAATCTGAAATTATTTTAGAAGAGACGTGGTGGTTGAAAGATAAATTATTACCCGGTGAAATTTTATCGATGCCTCAGTTCCGTGATTTATTTTCTACGGACTATTTAGGTAGTGGGGTGAAACTTTATTTGGGCCAACAGGTCTTACTCTTTACGGATATCGTAGGTTCGACGCCTCTGTATAAGGATCTAGGCGATGCCAAAGCTTTTGAGGCCGTCAGACGTCACTATGAAAAAATTGAGCGTTTGGTCTTAGAGGACAAGGGCGTATTGGTGAAGTTTATTGGCGACGCTGTGATGGCGGCCTATCTGGATTTGGCTGATGCTGTTCGCTCATCTGTGCGTATTCAGAAAGAATTTTCTGATAGTGATGAACCTATTAAAATTCGCGTGTCGCTCAATCATGGCCCTGTACTTTGTGCCAATCTGAATGTGGGGCTGGATTACTTTGGGGCCACGGTGAACACAGCGGCTAAGATTCAAAAGTGGGGCGGGGCTCATCAGATTGTGATGACTCAAGAAATATGGGAGCAAACCAAAAGCGCCATAGAGGACGAGATTTTGAAAGTAGAGACCCATTACGACGAAAAGCTAGACCTGAATCTAGTCGTTTTGAGCGTCTAAAGCCCCAAGCGAGCTTAAGTCTTTAGGTCGTATCAGAACCAACCGAAAAGACACTATGAACAGATTATCCGAAGCCGCAAAAAGACGATACCCGCGTAAAGCGTTCAGAAAGAAGCTGAGCTTTATGTTTGGGGGGAAAGCCAATATGGCCTTCGGAGTTGAAATTGGTGAGGGTGGTATGTCTATTAAGACGAATGAAACCCTTGCTGTGGATCAGAAGCTAATTTTAAATTTCTTTTTATCAGAGAAAGATTTCTTTTCGATCCGAGCGACACTTAGAAATGTGGCGAGCTTGGCGAATACTACGGAAACAATCTATGGGGTGAGTTTTGACGACGTCCCCATAGCCCTAAGACGACAAATCCGAACCTATGTGGCTCGGACTATCTAGAAACTACAAGAGTTAATAAAAAACTAAATTAAGAGCAAATTACTTTGCGCTTAAAGCTTTTTGAACTTGAGCAGATAAACGCGCAATTTTACGAGAAGCAGTAGCTTTGCTGAAAACGCCTTTTTGAGCAGCTTTCATCATTTGGCTAGTGTAGTAAGATAATAATTGCGGAATACTTGCAGCGTCTTTCTTTTTCAAAGCAGATGCTAAGCTTTTTTCGCCAGTACGCACTTTTGATTTGCGATCAGAATTAACTTTGTTTTTGCGAACCGCTTGACGTGCTCTTTTAGCTGCTGACTTGTGTTGTGCCAAGGTATAACCTCCATTATAAATAAATACGCTAATTAAAACGAATTTAAGGAGTTAACATAGAGCATCCAGACAGGCAAGACCATTCTGTGCTAAAGAACGCTTTAAAGATGGCTTTTGGCACTATGACCAGTCGCGTGCTCGGGCAATTGAGAGAAAGTCTCTTAGCCTATTACTTCGATAAACGGGTCACAGATGCTTGGGCGGCGGCTTTTAGGCTTCCAAATATGTTCAGACGGCTTTTGGGCGAAGGTTCCCTGTCTGTCAGTTTTATCCCTGTTTTTGTTGAGGCCCAACAAGATAACCACCTCAGAGCTCAAAATTTAGTCAATTCTGTTTATAGCCTGCTTTTATTGATTTTGGGCTGTTTGTCGGCCTTTGGTATTTTATACCCTCAGCCCTTGTTAAATATGGTGCTGGATGCCTCTTATTTGGCAGATACAGAAAAGTATCTGATGACCCTTAGAATGACCAAGATCATGTTCGGCTTTGTCTTCTTCATCAGTTCCTACGCTTTTATGATGGGGATCCTGAATGCCCTTGGCCAGTTCGCTTTACCGGCTATGGCTCCGACTTTCTGGAATCTCTGCATGATTATTTCTACCGTGCTGCCACAGAGGTATTTTGAGCATACCGGTGACCAGCTGGCTTGGGGTGTCCTTATCGGTGGAGCCGTGCAGGCGGCTATTTTGATTCCCGCTTTGGTGAAGTCAGGATTTTTACCACGGCTTACAATGAATTTTCGCAATCCCGATTTTTTACGTGTTTTAAGGAATATGGCTCCTGGCTTATTGGGTATGGGGCTTTTGCAATTCACCACCATCATCAATCTAAGATTTTCATCGTCGTTACAAGAGGGCACGATCTCTTATATCAATTACGTAGATCGTCTTATTGAACTGCCGCTATCATTGATTTCTGTGAGCCTTGGAACAGCTCTGTTGCCAGCGTTATCGGGCTTTGTGGCAC encodes the following:
- the ppdK gene encoding pyruvate, phosphate dikinase, with amino-acid sequence MQTSTQNKTNLEVPKKFVYYFAAGEAEGNATMKNVLGGKGANLAEMTSIGLNVPPGFTISTDICAHFYAEGGKLPDWVKPSVLEALTKMEAKIGKKFGDVENPLLVSVRSGARASMPGMMDTILNLGLNDQTVEGLAKSSNNPRFAWDSYRRFIQMYSDVVLEMNSSLLEVTLEDLKAEKGVHNDTELTAEDLKSLVKKFKALVQQMTGKSFPNDPLEQLWGAVSAVFRSWNTPRAITYRELHDIPADWGTAVNVQSMVFGNLGEDSATGVAFTRNPSTGERKFYGEFLVNAQGEDVVAGIRTPQPISLLKEVMPQAYKELEDNYFKLENYFKDMQDIEFTIERNKLWMLQTRNGKRTAKAALQIACDMIDEKMITEEEAILRIDPASLDQLLHPTLDPQAQKTILAKGLPASPGGVCGQVVFTPEDAVELKEKGQKVILVRVETSPEDIAGMVAAQGILTSRGGMTSHAAVVARGMGKCCVAGCSEVEVNYTNETFKAKGYVIKKGDIITLDGSTGEIYLGEVKTIEPKLDGAFSRLMAIADRVRRLKVRANADTPTDAKTARDFGAEGIGLCRTEHMFFGEDRIDAVREMIIAETSNEREKALVKLLPMQREDFYQLFKIMDGFPVTIRLLDPPLHEFVPHSDSEIAELAKRINYDENRLKHKIHSLHEFNPMLGHRGCRLAITYPEIYQMQARAIAEAAAQFVKEGKKLVPEIMIPLVATAKELEILREQTVAVVEQVQKEQNVKYDYQVGTMIELPRAAVTAHEIARHADFFSFGTNDLTQTTLGLSRDDSSRFLGSYVSHGILPKDPFVSIDQIGVGTLVKTGVDLGRQAKGNLKIGVCGEHGGDPSSIQFFENVNLDYVSCSPYRVPIARLAAARSKLQRSH
- a CDS encoding adenylate/guanylate cyclase domain-containing protein, whose translation is MKSKNSSEFKASLVTPLIDVKSHRRVECLWFFDLPVSPSEIWPFMADTSRMNRDLGLPAWNESTVNGEMHVESVSLGRLQKWIEKPWIWLEPTEIQNHRVFSQGWMTEQRGVFKIYPTSSGCRVAVYFQWGFKSVFSQALFQLASNVLKNKFSVFFDHTVQKIKLISHSKKQSSLETVQNSSDASVQTPSRVDQISQEFIVEKKWNDSKRKMFTYFLSEDELSLDRVHPKQVASKMNLSVSQFLFEARDLLNKGFLYLTWDVICPHCRGAVASEKYLSAISNQNKCEACEIEFALDQEESVEVVFKLTDKLRAIQLQQYCAAEPAKKRHIKLCQIVSAAQTRSFSLHLPEGRYRLRGAGFSDMLFTVDKASDVIELVWDSASEIEKIQNINSDFLLTIHNNSNVESEIILEETWWLKDKLLPGEILSMPQFRDLFSTDYLGSGVKLYLGQQVLLFTDIVGSTPLYKDLGDAKAFEAVRRHYEKIERLVLEDKGVLVKFIGDAVMAAYLDLADAVRSSVRIQKEFSDSDEPIKIRVSLNHGPVLCANLNVGLDYFGATVNTAAKIQKWGGAHQIVMTQEIWEQTKSAIEDEILKVETHYDEKLDLNLVVLSV
- a CDS encoding PilZ domain-containing protein produces the protein MNRLSEAAKRRYPRKAFRKKLSFMFGGKANMAFGVEIGEGGMSIKTNETLAVDQKLILNFFLSEKDFFSIRATLRNVASLANTTETIYGVSFDDVPIALRRQIRTYVARTI
- the rpsT gene encoding 30S ribosomal protein S20 — protein: MAQHKSAAKRARQAVRKNKVNSDRKSKVRTGEKSLASALKKKDAASIPQLLSYYTSQMMKAAQKGVFSKATASRKIARLSAQVQKALSAK
- the murJ gene encoding murein biosynthesis integral membrane protein MurJ, with product MLKNALKMAFGTMTSRVLGQLRESLLAYYFDKRVTDAWAAAFRLPNMFRRLLGEGSLSVSFIPVFVEAQQDNHLRAQNLVNSVYSLLLLILGCLSAFGILYPQPLLNMVLDASYLADTEKYLMTLRMTKIMFGFVFFISSYAFMMGILNALGQFALPAMAPTFWNLCMIISTVLPQRYFEHTGDQLAWGVLIGGAVQAAILIPALVKSGFLPRLTMNFRNPDFLRVLRNMAPGLLGMGLLQFTTIINLRFSSSLQEGTISYINYVDRLIELPLSLISVSLGTALLPALSGFVARNEKKKLSQTARHYLEFNFLLTAAAAIGLYVLAHPVVKLLFGRGRFLDSDVFMTAEILRTYCWIMVFSSGVRVLTPAYYAVKNTWFPALVSCACLGVHILVAPQLMAVYQVHGLMLSTIISASLNLSLLLLFFKLLVGDFEYLHFFKNVVGYSLLALTAGVGASIFFVIQPRLPEGFWFLLPNLVLSIVCGIALFVVAGYVFRVTAVSEVLNKVLRRLKRR